CAGCAGCGGCGTGAGGGACTCGGCCCCCAGCCGCGCGCCCGTCACCCGCAGGTCACCCCCGGTGAAGGTGACCGGAATCCGGGTCGAGCGGTGGGTGAGCAGCCCCTGCGCCCGGAGCGCCCCCTGCCAGTTCAGCGCTCCGCTCAGCCCGAGGGGGGCAGCGAGGTAGCGCGCGCCCTGAAGGGTCACGTCGGCTCCGCCCGCCGAAACCCGCGCCACGAGGTCGCCCGCCTGAAGTTCGGCGCGCACCTCGGCGGGAAGCGCGGCAGCGAGCGGCGCGGCGGAGGTCCGCAGCGTGCCGCCGAGATCCGGAAGCAGCCCGACGCGCCCGGTCACCGGCCCGCTCGGCAGCGCGGCGAGGACTGTCCCTCCACCGGCCAGCCGCAGCGTGCCCCGGCGGTTGTGTCTGCCGGTCTGGAGGGCATAGGCCGCGTTCAGGCCGCCCTTCCAGCGCCCGCCCTGGTAGCTCAGGCCGCCCACCTCAGCGCTCAGCTCCGTGACCGAAGCGCTCAGCGGGAAGCTCTGGGCCGGCAGCCGCAGCTCCGCCGCGCCGGAGCCGAAGCGCTGCTCTCTGAGGTTGAGGGTGCCGCGCAGGTCGCCCAGGGGGCCGCTCGCCGCCGCCGTCAGATACGGCCCGCTGACCCCCACCCGCAACGCGCCGAGGCGGGTCAGGCCGCGCAACTGCCCGGAGGCGCGCAGCTCGTGCTCGGCGAAGGTGCCGCGCAGCCCCAGGGCCCCCCGGTCGGCCACCAGCCGCAGCGGCCCCGCGTTCAGCTCCCCGCTGAGCAGGCCGCCCACGAGCCGCAGGTCACCCCCCACCGTCTGCCCGGCGGCCCGCAGGCCCACCCTCAGCCGCCCGCTTGCCCGCGCGGGGTCGAGGCCGGGGAGGCTCAGGCTGAGGCCAAGTTCGCCCGCCGCGCCGGGCAGCAGCGGGCGCAGCAGCCGGCCCGCGAGGCGCGCATTCGTGACCGCGAGGTTCCGGCCGTCGTAGGCGAGCGGCAGGCTCAGGTCGCGGTGCGAGAGCACGCCCCGGGCGCCGAAGCCCCCACCAGCCCAGTCGAACCGGCCCGCAAGCCTCAGGGGCGAGCCCTGGTAGCGGCTCCCGCGCAGCGCGAGGTCGGCCCCCGCCGCGCCGATGCGGGCCACGAGGTCGCCGGCCTGAAGCTCGGCGCGCACCTCCGCCGGCAACGCCGTGAGGAAGGGAGACAGCGGCGCCGACAGCGTGCCGCCGAGGGCCGGCAGCAGGTTCACCCGCCCGCTCAGCGGTCCCGAGGGCAGCGCCGCGAGCGTTTCGCCGCTGCCCGCGAGCCGGACGAGACCGGCGCGGCGGGTGCCCGGTGTCTGAAGGGTGTAAGCCGCGCTCAGCCCGCCGCCCCAGCGTCCGCTCTGGTAGATCAGGCCGCCGACGGTCGCGCGCGCGCCCGTCACCGAGGCGCGCAGCGGGTAGCTCTGGGCCGGAATCACGAGCCGCGCGGCGTCCGCGCCGAGGCGCTGCGCCTTCAGGGTCACGCTGCCGCGCAGGTCCGCCACGCCCCCGGTCGCACGCGCGCTGAAATACGGCCCGTCCACATTCACCCGCAGGTCGGAGAGGGTCGCCGGCAGCGTCAATTTCCCGCTCGCCGTGAGCCGCTGCCCGCCGAAGTTCCCGGTCGCCTGAATCCGGCCCCCACCGGCCACCACGTCGAGCGGTCCGGCGCGCAGCCTGCCACTCAGGACGCCGCCGCGCGCCTGCAAGGTCCCGCTGAGCTTCTGCCCGGCGAGGGTCAGCCCCGCCGCCTGGAGGTCGAGGTCGTTAAAGCCATTCAGCCGCAGCGTGCCGCGCCCGCCCGCACCGTCGCGCACCGCGATCACCCCGCGCGGCTCACTGCCCCGGCCCTGAACGGTGCCGTCCACCGTGAGCGGCCCCGGCTGCCCGGGCAGCTGGAGCGGCCCACGCACCCGCACGTCGTAGCGCCCGCTCGGCAGCGACGCCGTGCCGCGCGCCTCTAAGCCCTCGGCGTCGGTCACGAGCACGTTCAGGCCCTGCCACGGTCCGCGGGCCACCAGGGTGTACTGGTCGAGGGTACCGCGCGCCTCGACCGCGCCCTGAAAGTTCGGCCCCCAGGTCGCCCGCCCGCGCACCTGTCCGGTCTGCCCGAACGCGGTGAGCGTCTGGGCGCCGGTCACCCGCACGAGGCCGCTTTCCCCGTCATAGGTCACGTCCAGCTCACCCCAGCGGCCCTCGGCGCGGAGCCCCGGCGTCAGCGTCGCGCGCAGGTTCACCGCCTGGGCCGGCACGCTGACGCCGCCGAAAGACAGCTCGCCGGTTCGTCCCTGCACGGTCGCGCGCAGCGCGTCATACGGCCCGCTGACCACGGCCCGCAGCGTCTGGCCAAGGGCCTGCGCGGTACCGCTGACCTCGACCCTCGGGTAGACCTGACCGCTCAGGCGGGCGAGGACTTCTTCCCCATTCAGCGGAACCGTGGCGCGCAGATCGGCGCCCAGCGCACCTCCCGGAGCGCTCCCCGGCTGCCGGGTCAGCGTGCCCGCGAGCCTGGCCCGGTCCGCCCCCACACCCACCTCTGCCGCGAGCTGCGCCGAACCGCCCAGACCCGCGAGACCCAGGTCGAGTGTGCCGCTGAGGTCGGGAAAACTGGTCCGCACCCCTTCCGGCAGCAGGGGCCGCAGCGCCGCGAGGTTCACCCGCCCGGTGGCGTCCCAGTTCTGGCCCTGGATCACGCCGCTCGCCCGCGCGCCGAGCGTGTCGAGGGTGAAGTTGACCGCTCCAGCGGGCGTGACGCTGAGGACGCCCGCGACGCCCGCGCCCTGAATCTGCGCCGCCGTGCGAAACGGCGCCCGCACGTCGGCGTCGGCAAGCACCGTGACCCCGCCCGCCGTGCCGCGCAGCCTCGCCCTCTCGCCGCGCAGGTCGGCCCGCAGGTCGTAGCCGCCGCCGCGCGCGGTCAGCACCCCGGTCGCGCGCAGGTCGGTGGTCAGGGTCACGTCGCCGTCCACCCGCGTTCCGCCGAGCACCCCGAGGTCACGCGCCCGGAGGGTGAACGCCTCGCCCTGCCAGCCCAGCCGCTGATCCCCGGCCACGAAGCTTCCCGTCTGCTTCAGAAAATTGGCCTGAACCGGCCCACTCAGCGCCCGGTCCACGCCCGGCAGCTCGGCCCGCAGCGTGCCGCCGAGGTCGCCGCTCTGGAAGTTCACCCGCCCGCCGCCACTGACAGTGAAGCCCGAGGCACTCAGATCCCGCGCCTGCCACGTGCCCTGAAAGGCCCGGTCAAGGTCGAGCCGCACCGTGCCGCGGTCAGGGCCGAGACCAGTGCCGAGGTCGGCGCTCAGGCCCGCGGGGCCAAACCGCGCAGTGCCGGCGAGCGCGAAGGGTCCGGCCTGCCCGTCACTCACGCGCGCGCGCAGGTCATTCGGCGTGCCGGAAAGCTCCACCCGCGCCCGCGCCGCGCCGTAGTCGGGACTCAGCGCGGCGTCGATCTGCCCGGTTCCGAGGGCGTAGGTGCCGGCCAGCGGCCCGCCGAAGCCGCTCCCGATCACGCGCACAAGGTTTCGCGCGTCGATGCGTCCCATCAGGTCGAGGGGCCGGCCCGCGAGATCGCCCTTCCAGCTCGCCTCGCCCGCCCGCCCGAAGGCCCAGCGCCCGCGCAGCGCCTGGACGCCGGCGACTTTGGTGGTCGCGGAGAAGGCGAGGTCGTTCGCTTCCGGAGCGCTCGCCTGCGCACGATTGAGGAAGGTGTACTCGGCCCGCGCGTTCTGGAAGGGCACGCCCGCGAACTGCCCGTTCGCCTTCGCGTAGCCCTTCACCCGCACGTCGGACCAGCCCTGCGCGGTGACCCGCAGCTTCAGGTCCCCCTGGCCCACGGTGTTCAGGGCTTCGGCCAGGCCCGCGATGGTCGGGGTCGCGTCGGCGGTCACGGTCCAGTGCTGCGCCGCCAGATCGACGCCACCGCGCGCCGTCACCGGCCCATTCCAGCCGCGCCCCGCGAGGCCAACCGAGATTGCGTCGCCCCGGTGCTGGGCGCTGCCGCTCACCCCGCGCACCTCCACGAAACCGGCCTCTGGCACCCGCAGCACGCCGCCGGTGAGGTTGAGGTCGCCCCGAATCGGCCCCGCCCCGAAGAGGTAGCGCCCGGTGATGCGCCCGGCCTCCACCCCCTTCCAGTAGTGCCGCAGCACGCGGGCGTCGGCGCTAAAATTCACCGTGTACGTGTTCGTCCCGGCCTGCTCGCCGACCTGCACCCGCGCGCTCAGCTCACCGTCGGGGGTGCGGCCCGTAACCGCGAGCGCCCCCGTCTCGTCCGAGTCCACCCGCAGGTCGAGGGGGGGCACGTTGAGGCCGCGCCCGTCCACCGTCACGCGGCTGCTTTCCACCCGCACGCTGCTCAGGACCGTTTTCCAGCCGCCGCCCGGTCCAGCGGTTGCGCCTCCCTGCCCGACAAGGTCCGCGAGCTTCAGCGCGATGTCGGCCCGCTTCACCACGACATTCAGCCGCAGTGTCCGGTCGGCAAAGTCCACCCCGGCCACGCTCGCCCGGACCTCGCCGGCCTTGACGTCCACCCCGCCTGATTTCAAGGCCGCACCCGAGAGCTTGGGCGCCCAGAGCGGCCCGCTCACCCGCTCGGCGCTCAGGCCCAGCTGCTCGCCGTAGCGGTTGAGCAGCAGCCCGCCGAACAGCTGCGGCACCGCCACCAGGGTCCCGAGCAGCAGCCCCGTGCCGACCAGCACCCACGGCCAACGCGCCCGCCGCCGGCCCGGAGCCTCTCCCGGGGACCATGACCGCTTCACCCCTGCTCCCCTGACTTCGCAGGGTCACAGCGGCGGGTGCCACGGTTGGGAGAAGGCCGGCCAAGGAACATCAACCCGAGCATTGTAGGCGCCCGCAGGTGAGGCTGCCCAGCGAGAAGCTCACCCCCCAATCAGGTTGCGCCGGGGCCTCTCGGTGTTTAAGGAGCCCGCGCCGGCTCAGATAAAGAGGGGAGCGTCGGGGTCATCCGGTTGCAAACGGTCTGTGCGCGAGAGCAGCGTCGCCGCCGCCGCGATTCCGGCCAGCGCACCGACGGCCAGCAGCGCGAGCATCCAGCCGAACGCAGCGGGCGAGGCAGCGGAAGTGTGACGTGAACCCATGCGCCCAGCATAACAGCCGGGGCCGGAACGCCTTTCTTGACCTGAATTTGAGAGTCTGGTGGGGTCCGCGCCCCTACACTGGGCGGCGATGAAGCGCCCCTTGCTGCTCCTCACGCTGCTGCTCGCGCCTGTGCTCGCGGGCTGCCGCTACAACTTCGTGCCGCTGATTCCCCCGGCCCCCCAGATCGCGCTGCCCACCCGCATCACCCAGGCCGAGCTCAGGCGCGACGGCGAGACGCTGCGCTTGCAGGTGACCCTCGACGGGCGCCTCGAACCCGGTTATCTCCAGGTGAGCTGGTTCGACAGCTCGCGCGAGATCGGCGCCGACAGCGTTTATCTTGACGCCGAGACCCGCAGCGCCACCCTGAGCCTCTCCGCCCCCGAGCCGGGCGCCTACCGCGCGGTCCTGAGTTTCGGCGGCACGGTGCTGCGGCAGGTCGAGCTCTATGAGGTCAAGCCTTGAGCCACCCCTGGCGCGGAGTGGTCGAGTGGACGGCGGGAAGCTGTGAGCGCTTCATCTGGCACCCTGAAACCGGCACCCTCGCGCCCTACCGCACCGAGCCCCGCCCCGCGCCCGTCAACTACGGCTGCCTGCCCGGCACCCACAACCCCGCCGACCACGCCGAGGTGGACGCCGTGTGGCTCGGGGAGACGCGCCCGGTCGGCACCCGGACCGAGGAGGTGCCCACCGGCCTGCTGTGGCTCGCCGACGGAGATCACAAAGTCGTGTTCGGCGACCCAGCCCGCGCCGCAGGCCTCCTCGCCTGGTTTCCCCCGGAGCGCGGCGCCCGGCTGCTCGGCCCGGAAGAGGCGCAAGCGTGGCTCGCGGAGGTCGGACGCCCAGACGGAGCGTAGAGCCGGACGGGGCGTAGAGGTTGAAAGGGCCGGAGATCAGGCTGGTGGGGCCGCCACGAACCGCAGCGTGCCCACCGGCTCGCCTGAGCCCCGCACGAGCTGCGGCACCGCCTCACTCTGGCCGTGCCGCGCGGCCAAGGCGATATCGGTCCCGAACCCCAGCCGGGCGAGCGCCTGACCGTGCCGGGAGCCGGCGAGCGCGGCGTGGGCGTCGGGCTCGGCCCGGCACAGGGTGAGCGCGATCCAGGCGCCGTCGTCGAGGTCGAAGGTGTCCGGCGCGAGGCGCAGGAGGTCGTCCACGATCACCCCCGCCGCGTAGAGGTCGTCAAAGCCCACCCGCCCCCCGGTCCCCGCGCAGACGAGGGTGATTTCTTCCTCGGCGAGCGCGAGGGCCAGCCGCGCCGCCGCCGGGGCGTTCACGATGGAGCCGAGCAGCACCTGCCGCGCCGTGCGGGCCGTGAGGTGCGCCGCGCCGGTGCCGTTGCTCGTGGTCATCACCACCCGCTTCCCACGCATCGGGGTTGCCTGCGCCTCCAGCGGGCTGTTGCCGAGGTCAAAGCCGGGAATGGTGAGGCCGCCGCGCTCCCCGGCGAGGAGGGTGCCTGGACCGCGCAGCGCCCGCGCGCCCGCCTCGTCCGCCGTGAGCAGCAGCTCGCGCGCGCCCAGGTCGAGCAGGGTGGGCGCCGTGGTCGTCGCCCGCAGCACGTCGATCACGAGGGCAGTGTCAGGGGCGCCCCCCTGCGGCAGCGGCTCGGCGCGCAGGCGTACCCGCCCGCCCCGCGCCACTCAGTTCTCCCCAAGGACGGCGCGCAATCGGGCGAGGCCAGCGCGGGCACCGTCCGGGCCGTACACCGCGCTTCCCGCCACCAGGCAGCTCGCCCCGGCGTCCGCGAGGGCGCGGGCATTGGCCGGCGTGACGCCCCCGTCCACCTGCAACTCCGCCGCGCTGCCGATCTCGTCCAGCCAGCGGCGCAGGGTCCGCACCCGCTCCAGGCTCCCCGGGATAAACCGCTGCCCGCCGAAGCCCGGGTTCACGCTCATCACGAGCACGAGGTCCACGTCGCCGAGCACCGGACGCACGGCCTCCAGCGGCGTGCCGGGATTGAGCGTCACCCCCGCGCGCTTGCCGAGTTCCTTGATCTGCCCCACGGCGCGGTGAATGTGCGCGGTCGCCTCCACATGGACGGTCAGGCCGTCGGCCCCGGCGCCGGCAAAGTCGCGCAGGAGGCGCTCGGGGCGCTCGATCATCAGGTGAACGTCCATGAACAGCGGGGAGACCCGCCGCGCCGCACTCAGAATCGGCAGCCCGAACGACAGGTTCGGCACGAAGAGGCCGTCCATCACGTCGACGTGCGCCCAGTCGGCTCCGCCCTCTCCCCCGAGGACCGCGAGTTCCTCACCCAGACGCGAAAAGTCACAGGACAGGAGGCTGGGAGCGAGCTTGACGGAGCGCTCGGGGGGGCGGGCCGGGGAGGACGCGGAATTCACGCGAGGCAGTGTACCGGCTCAGGTCAGCGGCCGGGGGAGGGGCGGAGGGCCCGACTTCAGCGGCTCTCGCGCCGCAGGGCCCCTTCGAGCAGCAGGCTCAGGGCGAGGCGCATTTCCTCGTGCAGCGATCTCTCGGTGCCGTAGGCCGACCAGCGCAGCGCGACCATCAGGTAGGTGTCCGCAATCAGGTTGCTGATGCGCTGGAGGCTGAGGTCGGTGCGCACCCGGCCGTCTTGGTGCAGCGGGCGCAGAATCAGCTCGATCACCTTGCTCAGCGGCAGCGCCTGGTACGCGGTGCGGGCACGCTCGGGGTTGGGATTCATCACCTCGTAGGCGAGCGGCGGAAACAGGTCGCGCTCGCGGGTGTTCTCGTCGGCGAGGGCGTCCCAGACCTCATACAGCACGGTCAGGGGCGCCGCCCCCTCCGAGAGACGCCGCTCGGCGAGCTCACGCAGGCGGTCCATCACCTCGCTGCCGTAGTCGAGCAGCACCGCTTCCTTGTAGGGGTAGTAGTTGAAAAACGTCCCGCGCGACACGTTGCTCGCCCGCGCGATGTCGGTCGCGGTGGTGGTCTGAAACCCCCCCTGCTTGAAGAGGTCGATGGCGACGTTGTAGATCCGTGCCCGGCGACGCTCTTTTTGCCGCTCTCTCAGCGAGGATGAGTCCATGTGGCGCCCATCATAGGGGTTGGGGGTTCAAAATTGAACCGACTCCGAGAAAAAGAAGGAGGAGAGACCGCCCGGAACAAGTGAACGACCAGGAACGACAGGAGCCCGGCCGCTCACAGCGCTTTTCCGTTGCCTTGATGGGGAAAAGTACCCCTACCAGCTCTACTTCAAACCGCTGCCAACCCAGGTTTCTCGCTCTGCGGGCCCGCTCGGGTCAGGGAGATGGAGAGGCCAGCCCAGCCGTCAATCTTTGACCACCGCTCTCAGTCGGCGAAGAGCACAGCGGCGCTGCGGGGGGGCAGCTCGATCGCGGGCGAGTCGGTCAGCTCGTGCCACGTCCCCCGCAGGCCGTCGCGGTAGCGGCCCGGGGGGAGCCCCGGCAGCGGCAGCCGCAGCGGGGTGGAGCCGGCGTTCATGGCGACGGTGCTGACCCGGCCCTGCCAGGTGCGCGCGTAGACCAGGCCCTCGCCCACCGCGTGCCGGACCTCGAAGGCGCCGCGCCGCAGCTCGGGGCGGGCGTGCCTCAGCTCGCTCAGGGTGCGGGTCAGTTCCAGCGTGACCCGGTCCCAGCTTCCGGGCTCGTCCCAGGGAAACGCGCGCCGGCAGTCGGGGTCGAGCCCGCCGGGTAGGCCGATCTCGTCGCCGTAATAGATGCACGGCGCCCCCACGTAGGTCATCTGGAAGATGTGTGCGAGGCGGTAGGCCCCCGCGTCGCCGCCGACCGCGTTCAGGAAGCGGGCGGTGTCGTGTGAGTCGAGCAGGTTGAGCTGCGCGCGCACGATGTCCGGATGGTACATCCGCGTGACTTCGGTCATGCGCGCGGCGAAGGCGGCGGCGTCGACCGGATCGACCCGGCCGGTGCCGCTGCGCTCGTTCATGGGGTGATCGAGGGTGCGCGCTCCGAAAAAAGCGAGGCAGGGCCGGGTAAAGTGGTAATTCATCACCGCGTCGAACTGGTCGCCCGCGAGCCAGCGGTGCGCGTCGCCCCAGATCTCGCCCACGATGTAGGCGTCGGGGTTGATCGCCTTGACCCGGCGGCGGAACTCGCGCCAGAACTCGTCGTCGTCGATCTCGTTGGGCACGTCGAGCCGCCAGCCGTCGATGCCAAACTCCATCCAGTATTCGCCCACCGACAGCAGAAACTCGCGCACAGCGGGGTGATCCGTGTTGAACTTGGGCAGCGCGCGCATTCCCCACCACGCCGCGTAGTGCGCCGGCTTGTCCTCGTCGTAAGCGTGCAGCGGCCAGCCGCCGACGTGGAACCAGTCGCGGTAGGCGCTCGCCTCGCCCTGCTCGAGCAGGTCATTGAACTGGAAAAAGCCCCGGCTGGCGTGGTTGAACACGCCGTCAAGCACCACCCGGATGCCGCGCGCGTGCGCCTGATCGATCAGTTCGCGCAGCGCCGCGTTGCCGCCGAGCATGGGGTCCACCTGAAAGTAGTCGTGGGTGTGGTAGCGGTGATTGGACGCCGACTGGAAGACTGGGCAGAAGTAGATCGCGTTGACGCCCAGGCTGGCGATGTGGTCGAGTTTTTCGGTCACGCCCCAGAGGTCGCCTCCCATGTAGCCGCGCAGGGTGGGCGGGCTGCCCCACGGCTGGAGGTTGAGGTGCTCTGCCGGCACCCGGCCTGAGCGGGCGAAGCGGTCGGGGAAGATCTGGTAGAAGACGGCGTCGGCCACCCAATCGGGCGTGAGAGGAGCAGAGTCGGACATGACGGGGGAAACAATAGGCGACAGGCCAGGAGGGCGCCAGGGGGCCGGATGGGGGGCGCGGTCAAGCTTGCCCTTCCCGGCGCACGCGTCCGGCCAACTGCGCCGCGCCTGACGTTCTCCCCCCACCACGCGCCTAGAATGCCCCGCGTGAGTGGAGTGGTCCGCCCCCCTGTCCCCGAGTCCCCCGCGCGTCCCGGCCCCCTGCCGGAAGGCGTGCGCGACGTGCTGCCCGAGGAGTGGGGACGGCGCGAGCATCTGCGCTCGCAACTCGGCGGGCTGCTGCGGAGCTGGGGCTACCAGGGCGTGGAGCTGCCGGCCCTCGAATACGCCGACGCCGCGCATCCCCTGGGTGACCGGGCCTTCAAGCTGATCGACAGTGGCGGGCAGGTCCTCGCGCTGCGCAGCGAGTTCACGACGGCGCTCGGGCGACTGGTGGGGTCACATTTCGTGGCGGGTCCCTTTCCGCTGCGGCTTCAGTACGGTGGCCGGCTGTGGCTGAGATCGCAGACGAGCGAACTCGGACGGCTGCGGGAATTCGCGCAGGTGGGTGCCGAACTGATCGGCGTGACCGGCGCGCGGGCCGACGCGGAACTGCTCGCGCTGGCGGCGGCGGCGCTCGGGGCAGTCGGGGTGCCGGCGCAGCTCGAGGTGGGCTTTCCGGGCTTCGTGGACGCGGTGCTCGGGGACGCGGGGCTGCCCGCCGAAGCGCGGGGCGTGCTGCACGGCGCCATCGACCGCAAGAGCGGCGCGGATCTCGATCTGCTCGCGCGGGAGGTGGGCCTGGGCTCGCGCGCCACCCGCACCCTGCACGCCCTGACCGAGCTCTACGGCGGGCGCGAGGTGCTCAGGGAGGCGGTGGCGCTGGCTGGGGGCGAGCGCTCCCAGCGCGCCGTCGAGCACCTGCACGCGGTGGACGCCCTGGCGCGCGAAGCCGGCCTTGACCTGCTCTACGACCTCGGGGTGAGCCGGCGCTACGACTATTACACCGGGCTGACCTTCCGGGCCTACGTGGACGGACTGAACCAGCCGCTGCTCGGCGGGGGGCGCTACGCCCTCGCGGGC
The DNA window shown above is from Deinococcus reticulitermitis and carries:
- a CDS encoding inorganic pyrophosphatase, coding for MSHPWRGVVEWTAGSCERFIWHPETGTLAPYRTEPRPAPVNYGCLPGTHNPADHAEVDAVWLGETRPVGTRTEEVPTGLLWLADGDHKVVFGDPARAAGLLAWFPPERGARLLGPEEAQAWLAEVGRPDGA
- a CDS encoding 2-phosphosulfolactate phosphatase, producing the protein MARGGRVRLRAEPLPQGGAPDTALVIDVLRATTTAPTLLDLGARELLLTADEAGARALRGPGTLLAGERGGLTIPGFDLGNSPLEAQATPMRGKRVVMTTSNGTGAAHLTARTARQVLLGSIVNAPAAARLALALAEEEITLVCAGTGGRVGFDDLYAAGVIVDDLLRLAPDTFDLDDGAWIALTLCRAEPDAHAALAGSRHGQALARLGFGTDIALAARHGQSEAVPQLVRGSGEPVGTLRFVAAPPA
- the rpe gene encoding ribulose-phosphate 3-epimerase, translated to MNSASSPARPPERSVKLAPSLLSCDFSRLGEELAVLGGEGGADWAHVDVMDGLFVPNLSFGLPILSAARRVSPLFMDVHLMIERPERLLRDFAGAGADGLTVHVEATAHIHRAVGQIKELGKRAGVTLNPGTPLEAVRPVLGDVDLVLVMSVNPGFGGQRFIPGSLERVRTLRRWLDEIGSAAELQVDGGVTPANARALADAGASCLVAGSAVYGPDGARAGLARLRAVLGEN
- a CDS encoding TetR/AcrR family transcriptional regulator, encoding MDSSSLRERQKERRRARIYNVAIDLFKQGGFQTTTATDIARASNVSRGTFFNYYPYKEAVLLDYGSEVMDRLRELAERRLSEGAAPLTVLYEVWDALADENTRERDLFPPLAYEVMNPNPERARTAYQALPLSKVIELILRPLHQDGRVRTDLSLQRISNLIADTYLMVALRWSAYGTERSLHEEMRLALSLLLEGALRRESR
- a CDS encoding glycoside hydrolase family 13 protein, with the translated sequence MSDSAPLTPDWVADAVFYQIFPDRFARSGRVPAEHLNLQPWGSPPTLRGYMGGDLWGVTEKLDHIASLGVNAIYFCPVFQSASNHRYHTHDYFQVDPMLGGNAALRELIDQAHARGIRVVLDGVFNHASRGFFQFNDLLEQGEASAYRDWFHVGGWPLHAYDEDKPAHYAAWWGMRALPKFNTDHPAVREFLLSVGEYWMEFGIDGWRLDVPNEIDDDEFWREFRRRVKAINPDAYIVGEIWGDAHRWLAGDQFDAVMNYHFTRPCLAFFGARTLDHPMNERSGTGRVDPVDAAAFAARMTEVTRMYHPDIVRAQLNLLDSHDTARFLNAVGGDAGAYRLAHIFQMTYVGAPCIYYGDEIGLPGGLDPDCRRAFPWDEPGSWDRVTLELTRTLSELRHARPELRRGAFEVRHAVGEGLVYARTWQGRVSTVAMNAGSTPLRLPLPGLPPGRYRDGLRGTWHELTDSPAIELPPRSAAVLFAD
- the hisZ gene encoding ATP phosphoribosyltransferase regulatory subunit codes for the protein MPRVSGVVRPPVPESPARPGPLPEGVRDVLPEEWGRREHLRSQLGGLLRSWGYQGVELPALEYADAAHPLGDRAFKLIDSGGQVLALRSEFTTALGRLVGSHFVAGPFPLRLQYGGRLWLRSQTSELGRLREFAQVGAELIGVTGARADAELLALAAAALGAVGVPAQLEVGFPGFVDAVLGDAGLPAEARGVLHGAIDRKSGADLDLLAREVGLGSRATRTLHALTELYGGREVLREAVALAGGERSQRAVEHLHAVDALAREAGLDLLYDLGVSRRYDYYTGLTFRAYVDGLNQPLLGGGRYALAGGLPGAGFAIGLERLTRVAPPGIPPESGTVLALDFAAAAAARAAGLRAELAWTTDQAELARYAAARGLRRWVEGAELRDVTPPSSAAFPEVGA